The following coding sequences lie in one Alloacidobacterium dinghuense genomic window:
- a CDS encoding alpha-L-fucosidase, with the protein MPRIRSLFYPFCLCLMFLITNLSVSAGADDPEQGSLNKQERLEWFRDQGFGLFIHWSVDSQLGVVISHSLVGASPEYTNRFFNDLPKSFDPDRFNPVDWARLAHLAGVRYVMFTTKHHSGFAMFDTRTTPFGIMNTPFHRDIAKEIFDAFRAQGIAAGVYYSPDDFWWLHQNGKTIERSVPDVQPRNNPGLMQYDQAQLQELLTHYGKIDALFLDGEAVGLRDLAWKLDPDIVVTRGAIKTPELTVPGMPLPGAWETCMTMGTAWQYQPQNEHYKSGGELIRLLIQTRAKGGNFLLNVGPKPNGELPIEEEERLREIALWMFVNSDAIYAVRPWVITNEGDIWFTKKKDNSALYAIVESDTPWPRATWREFTLHSVRATDKTEVSVLGQNDEVVEYHPEITPKSNWHQENDGLHVRVMQAQRLQDNFRWPNPAVLKITNIQPALTPPRVQTNASTPELSGQQEILEGEVLDMGDRSSLEVGFEYRPILGEDVNSRSSAWIATPAQTISKPGPFKAQVEGLDPKGAYEFRAVVRHPLLPLYGSEITMKR; encoded by the coding sequence ATGCCAAGAATCCGTTCTCTCTTCTATCCGTTTTGCTTATGTCTCATGTTTTTGATCACCAATCTGTCGGTTTCAGCAGGCGCAGATGATCCGGAACAAGGTTCATTGAACAAACAGGAGAGGCTGGAATGGTTTCGGGACCAGGGTTTCGGACTGTTTATTCATTGGAGCGTTGACAGTCAGCTTGGTGTCGTCATCAGTCACTCGCTCGTAGGCGCATCGCCGGAATACACGAATCGCTTCTTTAACGACTTGCCAAAATCCTTCGATCCCGATCGGTTTAATCCAGTGGATTGGGCGCGTCTCGCACATCTGGCCGGGGTGCGGTATGTGATGTTCACCACGAAACATCATTCGGGTTTTGCCATGTTCGATACAAGAACGACACCATTCGGCATTATGAATACGCCCTTCCATCGCGATATAGCGAAGGAAATCTTTGACGCCTTTCGTGCGCAGGGGATAGCTGCAGGCGTCTATTATTCACCGGATGACTTCTGGTGGCTGCATCAGAACGGTAAGACAATCGAGCGCTCCGTCCCGGATGTTCAGCCGCGCAACAATCCCGGGCTTATGCAATATGACCAAGCCCAACTCCAGGAGTTGCTGACGCACTATGGCAAGATCGACGCGCTTTTTCTTGACGGCGAGGCTGTTGGTCTCCGCGACCTGGCATGGAAGCTGGATCCTGACATTGTCGTGACGCGGGGAGCTATCAAGACGCCCGAACTTACCGTCCCGGGCATGCCGCTGCCGGGAGCATGGGAAACATGCATGACCATGGGTACAGCATGGCAGTATCAGCCTCAAAATGAACATTACAAATCAGGAGGTGAATTAATCCGGCTGTTAATACAGACGCGCGCGAAGGGCGGGAACTTTCTGCTGAACGTGGGACCCAAGCCGAATGGTGAACTTCCCATCGAGGAGGAAGAACGTTTGCGTGAAATCGCGCTCTGGATGTTCGTCAATTCGGATGCGATTTATGCAGTGCGTCCCTGGGTCATCACGAACGAAGGCGATATCTGGTTTACCAAAAAGAAAGACAACAGCGCACTCTACGCTATCGTCGAATCCGACACTCCATGGCCTCGCGCGACATGGAGAGAGTTCACACTTCACTCGGTTCGTGCGACCGATAAAACAGAGGTAAGCGTCTTGGGCCAGAACGATGAGGTCGTGGAATACCACCCCGAGATAACGCCCAAGTCGAATTGGCATCAGGAGAACGATGGCCTTCACGTACGGGTAATGCAGGCACAGCGTCTGCAAGACAATTTCCGCTGGCCCAATCCGGCTGTTCTCAAAATCACGAATATTCAGCCGGCTCTTACACCGCCGCGTGTGCAGACCAACGCATCGACTCCGGAGCTGTCTGGTCAGCAGGAAATACTTGAAGGCGAGGTGCTCGACATGGGCGACAGATCTTCGCTGGAAGTTGGTTTCGAATACCGGCCGATCCTGGGTGAAGATGTCAATTCTCGTTCATCCGCATGGATTGCGACGCCTGCACAGACCATCTCGAAACCCGGTCCATTTAAGGCGCAAGTGGAAGGGCTGGATCCAAAAGGCGCTTACGAGTTTCGGGCAGTCGTTCGTCATCCGCTTCTGCCACTTTACGGTTCGGAGATCACGATGAAGCGCTGA